Genomic segment of Topomyia yanbarensis strain Yona2022 unplaced genomic scaffold, ASM3024719v1 HiC_scaffold_4, whole genome shotgun sequence:
AGTCATTAAAATGCCAAAAAGTGGTTTATGGGAAATTAGGACCTAGAAAGTAAGTAGATTACTGTTAGATATTTAGTGTAGATAGCGAATCATTCGCTAGCTGTAGTATAGGAATGTAATTAAGCCTTTTGTACATTTAATTGGAAAAATGAACTAAAACTTCTAATAAATTTGTTTATGTAAGTATAGATTTATTGATAAATccggaaaatatattcaaagctcttgatgagtttttttttctccaactAATGCTGAGTATTATGTAGTACCTGCGTTTTGaccttgaaaatattcaaaatgcatgaaaaatcATAATTTGCAATGTCTTTTTTGTAAGAaagaccacagagaacagacgtccatctcgaGTGTTAAAGTTGTGTAAAAATTAACGGTCTGTTCAAAGGTAATTGGAATATCTCTACCAGGTGCGCTAATGATGTTCGACTGACTTGACAGGAtagggatttgaaaatggcgtaaAGCTGACCAACTCCGACGAAACCATCCGTACACCATTCAGCAAAGAAACGTGTTCGTTAATCACACTCAGATACACATTTTGCATAGGGTACGGATTTTTCCGAAAGAGTAGGTCAACTTAGTTATACCTCTAGTTGAGCGGCGCTTGTTTCTTATCggatatattttattcattttttacatttttagtataaTATGCTTTTGTTCGAACACAGATGTCTGTTCTCCGTGGAAACCGTGATAATATTTCAGTCCTTACAGGTAGGTATTAGTCCATTTTGGGTTTTTTATGGAGAGGGCCGCACTATTTTTGAACACCTTTTAAATgaagttgaaaaaaatgaaaaatattaaagataataacctttctcagaaaaGAAATGTCTCTATATTcagcataaataaaaataaactatcTATTTTGTGGATGTAATCTCATCGCAACAATCCAATTATTGCCACTGAGCATGTCAAATTTCACCCCATCTAAAATCCGATTGAAACCCATACCTTATGTTCAATTGcaccgaaaaaaatcgcaaCGTCGCtgcattattttcaaaatgaatcatTGTGCTTTTTTACACGATCAAAACAAGCATAAACATCATACACATTAATGaacctcatcagctgttagaagAAGAGCTTCCAGAAATTTGCTCGCAGGAAACAGCCATGCGAAGGCTAACAACTGGTAACGACTAGTTTTACATCCAACATTGCATTGTCACGAGCCGAATTTTACGCGAAGATGGAAATAAGATTGCAATAGGTAATCAGTCggataacttgaaataattgattacttatacctgaaattgcattacaaaatattttcaagttaTTGTTTTAGTTTGGCCGCACTGTTGAATCTTTCCCGTGTGCTGGATGCAGAAATATTGGTTTGATTGTGGTAGAGTATCTGTAAATGATGTTTTAATTCGCctagtttcatgcatttaagaGCATTTCGCACCAacattattttacttttttaaataaaattttctggTCATACCAGTTCATATTAAAAATATCTGTATGATCGCACTCTTTAatccgtaacttcggaaccggaatgctaatcgaaacaaaattcaacagcagccgatggcaaggttgtacctttcatttgagattaaatGTGCAATTCAgtccagccatttctgagaaaccgAGTTGACTTTTTTGCCACACACACATactcacacacagacattttccgatctcatcGGGCtcagtcgaatggtatatgacgcTCAGCCGTTCAGGCCGAGATAAATTTGACGATCCTCAGTGTGGAAAAAATATGGTATGTGCAGATAAGAAGAAAATCACTTcttatagacgaatttcgcgccaacacgaacaaatgttggcagcaccctctcagattttaatgaaactttctgtacacgaagactttgtcacaaaaagccactttgcatacattgtttttacaaaaatgatctagagtatcttttgaaaagggtcaaacttattttacaatttttttttcaaatggctttagtcgaaaaatgacaaatcctacaaaaaaatgttgtaggagtgattttctcaaaatcagtcaaaattttgaatattgaaaaaaatcttcatcgactcttacactgaaaaaaattgattttaaaaatttagagttgatttacaaaaaaaaagccatctttgatttggatgcaattttgttccaagataggtcaTTATGTTCCCtatctaccgtcaaaaattcaaggaaaaaagctatgtgaaaaaaaaaaaactttttcttgtccaaCCGGTTTTTTCTCCAGTGTATTTTTGCCGAAAActaaccaatgaaagtcataatcatctcagaatccaattttccaactgctacttgcctgatacatgcaaaaatgttatttgttatttgtacCTTACCTGCATCAATATTCATTTTAAACTAAGGCCTTAATGCAGTCTAGTAACAACAGCTGTGCAGCGCAGTGTtagtaaaattatcattatggatcaattgtataaatcaaagttaaacagtGCTGTGCAACGATAAACAATCCGAAGTGTAATCGTAATAAATTACgtccagaagtcgccatcttggatttcaacatggcgtcagacataactttctggcacctactcgtcaagaccattccgaaaataccgaGCCAGTCCAGATTCTAGActgtgaactctggactctgcactcTTCACGCTTGATTCTGGCCACCGGGTTCTGGCCTAGatattctgtgctatggactctggactttGAACTATGGTCTCTGaggtcttgattctggactctggaatCCGAACTCTAGACTATAAAAACTTAcgtctggactctgaactctaaAATCTACACTCAGggtctggattctggactcttgaCTCTcacctcgggactctggatactgggttctggtctctgggctaCGGACACTGAACtctagattctggactcttCACCCTCATCGCTGAATGATGGACTCTTGATACTGGCCTCGAAtttctctcctcgggactctggattctgatctctgggctctgtgctttggactctgggctctgaactcggGACACTGGACTTACTACGTTGGATTgaggactctggattctgaactctggactctgagctctagattctggactttgaactCTGGATGCTGCACTCTTCACGCTGGGTGATGGACTCTGGATTCTCGCCTCAAGATTCCATGTTacggactctggattctgggttCTGGGCTCTGGAGTCTGAACCcttgcctcagtattttgggttaagtacTTCGGGCTCTGGAATCTTGTTCTCAGAGCTCTGGACTCTGGTCACAGTAATTTGGGTTaaggactctgggctctggacCCAGGACTCCCGAATCTGTTCTCTGCGCTTTtgactctggattctgagctctcgcctcgagattctgtgtTGTGGACTCTGGACTGTAGACTGTGGTCTCTGAGCTATGGGCTCTGGGTATTGATTCTGGACTGTGAACCCTGAACTGTGGACTCTGGACTATGAACGCTGCACTCGGGACTCTggtctctctcctcgggactttGGGTTCTGGTCGCTGGGCTTTGGAATCTAAACTCTGGATTATCGAATCTGAGCTCTGGATTCTGAGCTTTGAGCTCTGGAATCTGGACTCCAAACTCCGGTCTCACTATTTTGAGTTGGGGGCTCTGGGCTCGGGATTATGTGCTGAGGACTCTTGGCTCAGTATTATGGGATaagaactctagactctgatttctgggctctggactctaggttttggactctgggctctggcaTCTGTATTCTGAACTCTGGGTTCTGAACTCTGCACTCCGAGCTCTGGATTCTGAGGTCTATCTTTGGAAATCTAGGTTCTGATCGCTGCGCTATGCATTCTCGACACAAAACTCTGGATGCTGGACTCTAGActcgcctcagtattttgggttaaggacttgcgactctggattctgatCTCTGGAACAAATGTAGAGTCCGGGAAGAAtttttatttcgatatttttattaaaaaatttcactaattttgtgaaaatcactcccacaacattttttttgtaggatttgtcatttttagactaaagccatttgcaaaaaaaatggtaaaataaGTTTGACCCATTTCAAAGgatagtctagatcatttttagaaaaacaaaatgtgcaaagtggctttttgtgacaaagttttcatgtacagaaagttttattaaaatctgagagggtgctgccaactttgaatacgatttagcgcaaaGTTCGTCTATAGGTACACAAAATAGATGATTATTGTGTGATTACTCTTCAAAACAGCAAAAGTCGGAGCCTTTTTGGAAGTTTTCACTATATATCTCTGGTAAattcaaatgaacaaaaaaaaccatATACATGATACATTACAACAATATAcaagaatcaaaatcaatattcTAGTTCTATTTTTTTCCAAGATGACATTAATTCTCGACATTTAATGCATTTTAAACCCTTTTTTTCGAGACTTTTCCTAacggagctgtagagctaggttctcggaagggctccccgtcagaatcacacacaacaAATGCAGACCAGACAGGCGATGTcgtccactaaaacactgcttaaggccaattgcagcgggccgggattctgaatgtgatattcattgtacggtttagaTATGTGCGGACGTAAatttcacgatcgcgtgtagcATCGCGAAGGTCTTgtgcatttgtacgttaacgtgttcgatcgcgtgtgtgtttgtatgtcgcgtgtgctaacgtgtatgttacttcgcatgtataaattctattttataatcgtgtcagattctagaagaaagtgggtgcttccatatcactagatttcCCAGTCATGTATccatggaatgtgttgtctagtggattcccggacgtgaccgattcatgatcacgcacgtttgcgggttcgcgtttgagaccgcgtttgtaactaaaaaaacaTACACATTGTTACCGAaatgttattaagtttgcgcgatcgcggtaGGTgtacgtagatgatcgcgaagggcttaagcgttcgtatgttgacgtgcttgtcgcgtgtataaattccattttatagcCCCGTGGCCATTAACATATCCACCCCGTGGCCCTTCACATATTTggccacgcggaccgtcattctgatagttagttgaTAGGTGTagggatcacattctgacaggtagtgcgttaccccatatcactagagtacccggtcatgtcgccgttgagcgtgttgtctagtggatatgggagttactTCCGGACGTGCCCGACGTTGACGCTTGAGATTGCAtttgtaagtttatgagtgctgagacgttcaccttatcaccggggtgttatcatgtttgcgagatcgtaggttgcttggataatcgcgaggggctcaaaCATTTGTATGCTgccgtgattttgtaacatatttgcgtttgtccttgaatggtcgcgcgagccatgagtctgatattaaattttcggtgtacggttcagattctgacAGAGAGTGGGTTTCCCTATATCGCTAGGGTTCCCGGTGATGTTGCCATGAGACGTGCTGTCTATTAGGcttgagcgtattttcttaattggtccagctgaaggcatggacctaggcttttctggacgtgaccgattcgtgatcGCGTGCGCGAGGCCGTTTTTGTAGGTtccttgagaccgcgtttgaaaatgtatgagtattaagacgttcactatcaccgagATGTAAtaatgtttgcgagatcgcgggcgtatgtGTGCGTGAGTGGTCGCGAGGTGCTCaagcgtttatatgttaacgtgtttttcgcgtgtgctagcgtgtatgtgacttcgcgtgtatacatcGTGGTACCGTTCACATATTTGCTTGTGATCCTGAACGATCGCGCgagccgtgaatctgatactaaatttcaataattttgagttccggcttatatggggatttcatatgtgaccggacaattgagtctatatttccggaaccatataaacgatccgtacgaaattttacagacgtCTATGGAGATGAtaaacctttcatttgggactaagtttgtcaaaattggttttgccatctctgagaaaatgagTCACATTTTTtgttacatacatacacacagacgcacacgcACACAGAtactacatacacacacaggcatttgccgcactcgacgaactgaatcgaatggtatatgttggttttcagagtaattgcaaaacctttctattgagaaaggcaaacaaCATATTAGCGTCGTATTATAAAATGTTTCGCTATTTTTCCGCTGTACCTATATCAGTTATTATCAATACTCCATaaagtacgattcacacgatacatcaggATTCCGTGACCGCtacggaacgtcaagattagttacatgcagttaaataaAAGCAttcacacaacatcaacggcacggaacgttttgacgtacggcacgttTGAACGGAtacaagagaaaagtattaaacttatcccgacggaacggtgacgttgacggaaagctgatgtatcgtccagCGCAGTAGGCCATTTCTTTCCACCGCATTCTCCACGTTGCGCTGCTTTGGAACGTTGACCACTAGTGAATTATAATAGATAGCTTTCATACACACTCTCACTCTCTTTCAACTGATTGGCTTCCCCGCAGACTTGCTGCCAGCAAATTGATACGGGGGTCAGCCCACATAACTACCGCACCGAAGTCGCGCAGTTGGAACCGTGCCGTGCTTGTGTGAATAAGTATCGTGCTGTGTGTAGTTCTTTATTATAAACAAGCTTCTCTTATCTGCGCTGTGGCATTGACAGTAGGAAGAGACAACAAGTCGAAATATGTTACCAGCCGTGGCGGGAGCAGCCTTGAACTTGATCGTAGTAGCCCTGCTTTACCTGATCGTGGCTGCAAAATGTTCGGGTAGgttattgttgtttttgttttcgagcCTGCAACAGTGATGTAACCGGCGACGATCATTTGTGTGTTTTCGTTTTCAGTGGCGCAGTCGGTCCCATGTGCGTTACGTCAGTACCGAACCGGTTCGGTGTGTGTCTGCAATGTGACCTACTGCGATACGTTGGAGTTCGAGGAACCGATCACCGTTGGCGAGTTTTTGCTGGTGTCAAGCAGCCGGGATGGTGTACGATTTGGACAGTCTCGCGGGTGGTTTGGTAATGCGTCGAAGGCGGACTTTATTCCGGAGGTGAAGCCTGTACCGAAGCAACGGTTTGCACGTAGTACGAGGCCCGTTACGATTCAGTTGAATCGTCGGCGGATGTTTCAGACTGTAGTCGGATTTGGAGGGGCATTTACCGGAGCGGTTTCCTATAATCTCGGGAAATTGAAGCCAGCGCTGCGAAAGAGTTTGTACCGATCGTACTACTCGAAGACGGTTGGAATCGGGTACAACTTGATGAGGATTCCTATTGGGGGCTGTGATTTTGATTTGAAACCGTGGGCGTATAATGAGCTGCCGGTGGACGATCCCATGTTGACGAACTTCACGGTACTGGATGAGCGAGACACGAGTAAGATCGCGCAAATACAAGAACTGATGGATGTCGCAGATAATCACGATATCAAGTTTATGGGTGCGGCATGGAGTCCACCGAGGTGGATGAAATCCAACAATGATTGGAGTGGTTCCAGTCGACTCAAAGCGGCGTACTACCAAACCTGGGCCGATTATCATATCAAGTATCTACAACTGGCGAAAGACGCTGGATTGAATTACTGGGCGATCTCCACTGGAAACGAACCGATGAATGCGGTGATCGGGTTTCTGTTTGTACGGTTCATGAGTCTCGGCTGGACGGCTCCCAGTCAGGGGAAATGGGTAGGCGAACATCTTGGACCGACGCTTAAAAATTCAGATTTCCGGAACGTTAAACTATTCTCGGGAGACGATCAGCGGTACACGTTTCCTTGGTGGTTTTCCCAGATGAACCAAGGTCACCCCAATGCGACGAACTACCTGGACGGATTAGCTGTCCATTGGTACTGGGATGGTGTTACGCCTCCGGCGCTGCTAGACCAGGCAGCTCACCTATATCCGGATAAGTTGGTATTCAACACGGAAGCTTCGCTTGGTGATAAACCGTTCCAAACTCATGGACCGATCCTTGGCTCGTGGGATCGTGCTGAATCATACATAACGTACATTTTGCAGGATCTACAGCACAGCGTTCACGGATGGATCGACTGGAATCTACTGCTGAATGAAATTGGTGGCCCAAACTATGCTAAGAATTATGTTGAGAGCGCTGTTGTTGTAAACGCAACATCTGGTAAGGAGGCTTACAAGCAGCCGATTTTCTATGGATTAGGACACTTTTCCCGCTTCATCACCGAGGGCTCGACACGGTTCGAAACTATCAGTAGCGATTCGGGAGTGATCGTTGTAGGTTTTACTCGTCCGGATCAGAAGACTACTTTGGTGTTTTACAACAAGTAAATagtttttcgtatatttttaGACATTCAAACGACATAAGATTCTTTCCGCTTGCAGGAAATCCAGTTCCTGCGAGGTGATAATCAAGGACCCGGAACGAGGAGTCGCTCAACTGCATCTTCCACCCAAATCAGTACATTCCATTCTGTACGCCTAGTTGAAGCCGTGACAAATTTGTGtaaatgaaacaaaaacaataaatgaGCGCCTGCCTT
This window contains:
- the LOC131695453 gene encoding lysosomal acid glucosylceramidase-like; protein product: MLPAVAGAALNLIVVALLYLIVAAKCSVAQSVPCALRQYRTGSVCVCNVTYCDTLEFEEPITVGEFLLVSSSRDGVRFGQSRGWFGNASKADFIPEVKPVPKQRFARSTRPVTIQLNRRRMFQTVVGFGGAFTGAVSYNLGKLKPALRKSLYRSYYSKTVGIGYNLMRIPIGGCDFDLKPWAYNELPVDDPMLTNFTVLDERDTSKIAQIQELMDVADNHDIKFMGAAWSPPRWMKSNNDWSGSSRLKAAYYQTWADYHIKYLQLAKDAGLNYWAISTGNEPMNAVIGFLFVRFMSLGWTAPSQGKWVGEHLGPTLKNSDFRNVKLFSGDDQRYTFPWWFSQMNQGHPNATNYLDGLAVHWYWDGVTPPALLDQAAHLYPDKLVFNTEASLGDKPFQTHGPILGSWDRAESYITYILQDLQHSVHGWIDWNLLLNEIGGPNYAKNYVESAVVVNATSGKEAYKQPIFYGLGHFSRFITEGSTRFETISSDSGVIVVGFTRPDQKTTLVFYNKKSSSCEVIIKDPERGVAQLHLPPKSVHSILYA